One genomic window of Methyloceanibacter sp. wino2 includes the following:
- the rph gene encoding ribonuclease PH gives MRPSKRAPDTLRPVSLERAASRHAEGSCLVRFGETHVLCTASVAESVPPWLKGSGRGWVTAEYGMLPRSTHDRTRREAAAGKQSGRTQEIQRLIGRSLRAVTNLAGMPDKQIVVDCDVLQADGGTRTASITGAWVALHDALAWMEARSMIKSGVLRDHVAAVSCGLYGGEPVLDLDYAEDSEADADANFVITGKGGIVEVQGTAETEPFSQEQFDALMGLARAGIADLVELQKMTIA, from the coding sequence ATTCGCCCGTCCAAACGCGCACCCGACACGTTGCGCCCCGTGAGCCTCGAACGCGCGGCCTCGCGCCACGCCGAGGGCTCCTGCCTCGTCCGTTTCGGCGAGACTCATGTCTTATGCACCGCCTCGGTCGCCGAATCGGTTCCCCCGTGGCTCAAGGGGTCCGGGCGAGGCTGGGTCACGGCCGAGTACGGCATGCTGCCGCGCTCTACTCACGACCGCACCCGCCGCGAGGCGGCCGCCGGCAAGCAGTCCGGGCGGACCCAGGAAATTCAGCGGCTGATCGGTCGCTCCTTGCGGGCGGTGACCAATCTGGCCGGGATGCCGGACAAGCAGATCGTGGTCGACTGCGATGTGCTGCAGGCCGACGGCGGCACGCGCACTGCCTCCATCACGGGGGCCTGGGTCGCGCTCCATGACGCGCTCGCCTGGATGGAGGCGCGCAGCATGATCAAGAGCGGCGTCCTGCGCGATCACGTGGCGGCCGTCTCCTGCGGCCTCTATGGCGGCGAACCCGTGCTCGATCTCGACTACGCCGAGGACTCCGAAGCCGATGCGGACGCGAACTTCGTCATCACCGGCAAAGGCGGAATCGTCGAGGTGCAGGGAACGGCCGAGACCGAACCGTTCAGCCAAGAACAGTTCGATGCGCTGATGGGCCTTGCGCGCGCCGGCATCGCCGACCTCGTCGAACTCCAGAAGATGACGATTGCCTGA
- the rdgB gene encoding RdgB/HAM1 family non-canonical purine NTP pyrophosphatase, translated as MPEEANVLSPGVLHPGSKIVVASHNEGKVRELGELFEPLGITCISAGSLGLPEPEETGDTFEANALLKAHAAARGSGMIALADDSGLEVDALGGDPGIHSARWGGPNKDFALAMRKVHEALEATGGAFSHANFTCALALAAPNGEEAVFTGKVFGHIQWPPRGERGFGYDPIFVPEDYKETFGEMDPSLKNDLSHRMRAFEQLIEATYAKADDENAV; from the coding sequence TTGCCTGAGGAGGCAAATGTGCTCAGTCCCGGCGTCCTCCATCCCGGCTCAAAAATCGTGGTCGCCAGCCACAACGAGGGCAAGGTGCGCGAGCTCGGCGAGCTGTTCGAACCGCTCGGCATCACGTGCATCTCGGCGGGCAGTCTCGGTCTGCCGGAGCCGGAGGAGACCGGCGACACGTTCGAGGCCAACGCGCTGCTCAAGGCCCATGCGGCGGCACGCGGGTCCGGCATGATAGCGCTGGCAGACGATTCCGGGCTCGAAGTCGACGCGCTCGGCGGCGATCCCGGTATTCACTCGGCGCGATGGGGCGGCCCGAACAAGGATTTCGCGCTTGCCATGCGGAAGGTGCACGAGGCGTTGGAAGCCACCGGCGGTGCCTTCAGCCACGCCAACTTCACCTGCGCTCTGGCGCTCGCGGCCCCCAACGGCGAAGAAGCCGTTTTCACGGGTAAGGTCTTCGGGCATATCCAATGGCCTCCGCGTGGGGAGCGGGGCTTCGGCTATGATCCCATCTTCGTGCCTGAGGACTACAAGGAGACGTTCGGCGAGATGGATCCATCCCTCAAGAACGACCTGTCTCACCGTATGCGCGCCTTCGAACAGCTGATCGAGGCGACCTATGCTAAAGCCGACGACGAAAACGCAGTCTGA
- the hemW gene encoding radical SAM family heme chaperone HemW codes for MLKPTTKTQSDAKYGEPFGVYVHWPFCAAKCPYCDFNSHVRHGGIDQDRFLAAYLKELAHFAALAPGRTVTSIFFGGGTPSLMAPRVTGAILDAIAKYWTLDEAAEITLEANPTSVEAENFRGYAAAGVNRLSLGVQALDDASLKSLGRMHTAEEALAAFALARECFDRISFDLIYAREGQSLDAWREELSRALTFAADHLSLYQLTIEDGTPFAALHEAGRLHVPEGETARAMYLATQELCEAAGLPAYEVSNHAVPGAESRHNLVYWRGHDYAGVGAGAHARITADGTKRALSTLRLPEDWLGQVEARGHGLVSDEPLSAREAAEEYLLMALRLAEGMDVSRFEDFAGEPLDETRIDALAAEGLLVRNGTRLTATPAGRLVLERLILELAA; via the coding sequence ATGCTAAAGCCGACGACGAAAACGCAGTCTGACGCCAAATACGGCGAGCCGTTCGGCGTCTACGTGCACTGGCCGTTCTGCGCGGCCAAGTGCCCCTATTGCGACTTCAACTCCCATGTCCGCCACGGCGGCATCGATCAGGATCGTTTCCTCGCCGCCTATCTCAAGGAGCTGGCGCATTTCGCTGCGCTCGCACCGGGACGCACGGTGACGAGCATATTCTTCGGCGGCGGCACGCCCTCGCTCATGGCGCCGCGCGTCACCGGCGCCATCCTGGACGCCATCGCCAAGTACTGGACGCTGGACGAGGCCGCGGAGATCACGCTCGAGGCCAATCCCACGAGCGTCGAGGCGGAGAACTTCCGGGGTTACGCGGCCGCCGGCGTCAACCGGTTGTCGCTGGGCGTCCAGGCGCTGGACGATGCCAGTCTGAAGTCTCTCGGCCGCATGCACACGGCCGAGGAGGCGCTCGCCGCCTTCGCACTGGCGCGGGAATGTTTCGACCGGATCTCGTTCGATCTCATCTATGCGCGCGAAGGGCAGTCTCTCGATGCTTGGCGGGAGGAACTGTCGCGCGCGCTGACCTTCGCCGCCGATCATCTCTCGCTTTATCAACTGACCATCGAGGACGGGACGCCGTTCGCCGCGCTGCACGAGGCGGGTCGTTTGCACGTGCCCGAGGGCGAGACGGCGCGGGCGATGTATCTGGCGACCCAGGAGCTTTGCGAAGCGGCGGGGCTGCCCGCCTACGAGGTTAGCAATCACGCCGTGCCGGGGGCCGAATCCCGTCACAACCTCGTCTATTGGCGCGGGCACGACTATGCAGGCGTCGGCGCGGGCGCCCATGCGCGCATCACGGCGGACGGCACGAAACGGGCGCTCTCCACGTTGCGGCTCCCCGAAGACTGGCTCGGGCAAGTCGAGGCGCGCGGGCACGGCCTTGTCAGCGACGAGCCGCTCAGCGCGCGTGAAGCGGCCGAAGAGTATCTGTTGATGGCCTTGCGGCTGGCCGAGGGCATGGATGTGTCCCGCTTTGAAGATTTCGCCGGCGAGCCGCTCGACGAGACCCGCATCGACGCACTCGCCGCCGAAGGGTTGCTCGTCCGGAACGGCACGCGGCTCACGGCGACACCGGCGGGGCGGCTCGTGCTGGAACGGCTGATCCTGGAACTTGCCGCCTGA
- the rsmI gene encoding 16S rRNA (cytidine(1402)-2'-O)-methyltransferase produces the protein MLQDHGTTEANARTVARASEALAELLDRPLPAGLYLVATPIGNLADISLRALAVLSRAPLIAAEDTRHSRKLLSHYNISAELTPYHEHNAARERPKLLARIEAGYAVALISDAGTPLVSDPGYKLVREALDAGLMVTSIPGPSAALAALTSAGLPTDSFLFGGFLPPKSGPRQARLTALKDTPATLIFFETAPRLAKSLADMNAVLGPREAVIARELTKLHETLHRGTLDALAGEIEAQPVKGEVAVVIAPPRAEEGQVDDARLTADLEAALETMSFRDAVRAVTDAHGVKRARVYELGLSLTKRDRS, from the coding sequence TTGTTGCAGGACCACGGAACAACGGAAGCCAATGCCAGAACGGTCGCCCGAGCCAGTGAGGCGCTGGCCGAGCTATTGGACCGGCCGCTCCCGGCGGGGCTCTATCTCGTGGCGACCCCGATCGGCAATCTTGCCGACATCTCCTTGCGCGCGCTTGCGGTCCTGTCCCGCGCCCCGCTGATCGCGGCGGAAGACACGCGGCACTCCCGCAAGCTGCTGTCGCACTACAACATCTCCGCCGAACTCACGCCCTATCACGAGCACAATGCTGCGCGCGAACGCCCGAAGCTGCTGGCCCGGATCGAGGCCGGCTATGCCGTGGCGCTGATCTCCGACGCCGGGACGCCCCTCGTCTCGGACCCTGGCTACAAGCTCGTGCGCGAGGCGCTCGATGCGGGGCTGATGGTGACCAGCATTCCCGGGCCCTCGGCGGCGCTGGCGGCGCTGACGAGCGCCGGGCTCCCGACCGACTCTTTTCTGTTCGGCGGATTCCTGCCGCCGAAGTCCGGACCGCGCCAGGCGCGTCTCACGGCGCTCAAGGACACGCCCGCAACGCTGATCTTCTTCGAGACGGCGCCGCGCCTCGCCAAGAGCCTTGCCGACATGAATGCGGTGTTGGGACCGCGCGAGGCGGTGATCGCGCGCGAACTCACCAAGCTGCACGAGACCCTGCATCGCGGGACGCTGGATGCGCTCGCGGGCGAGATCGAAGCGCAGCCGGTCAAAGGTGAGGTGGCCGTGGTGATCGCGCCGCCACGCGCCGAGGAGGGGCAAGTTGACGATGCGCGCCTCACGGCGGACTTGGAGGCCGCGCTTGAGACCATGAGCTTCCGCGATGCGGTGCGCGCGGTGACGGATGCGCACGGCGTAAAACGCGCGCGGGTCTATGAGCTGGGGCTGTCTTTGACGAAACGGGACAGGTCATGA
- a CDS encoding YraN family protein → MSRARTRAYRDGLMAETLTAWLFRLKGYRIVAKRYRSPVGEIDLVATKGERLAFVEVKHRKTHDEAAFSVTARQKRRIVRAAQYWIASHPDFVGRDIAFDVVLCAPWTLPQHVENAFPV, encoded by the coding sequence ATGAGCCGCGCCCGTACACGCGCCTATCGCGACGGCCTCATGGCCGAGACGCTCACCGCCTGGCTCTTCCGCCTCAAAGGCTATCGCATCGTGGCGAAGCGTTACCGCTCGCCGGTGGGGGAAATCGATCTCGTCGCCACCAAAGGCGAGCGGCTCGCCTTCGTCGAAGTGAAGCATCGCAAGACCCACGACGAGGCGGCCTTTTCCGTGACGGCGCGGCAGAAGCGGCGCATCGTTCGCGCCGCCCAATATTGGATCGCAAGCCATCCGGACTTCGTCGGCCGCGACATCGCCTTCGACGTGGTGCTGTGCGCCCCCTGGACCCTGCCGCAGCACGTGGAAAACGCGTTCCCCGTGTGA